Proteins from a genomic interval of Microbacterium esteraromaticum:
- a CDS encoding LssY C-terminal domain-containing protein yields the protein MSRAEGRAAGFGDANSGVPGDPGKRAARPLHVRRGRIVDDVYFVVATLAAIWLAWLLARESLSWGWWLFLFFVLFWALLAYLLLPRLHSILTRIYVPGYFIGRARTSDGLLGDPINLAIRGSQAQLESAMADAGWTRADPVTARTSMRIVTSTLTRRSYDEAPVSPLLLFGRVQDLAYQQEVEGNPAKRHHVRFWRCPEGWRLPGGGEADWLGAGTFDRAVGFSLFTLQITHKIDRDTDVERDHIVSTLATACPDAQVDVIRDFSTGYHSRNGGGDTITTDGDLPIVDLRNVPARPEYEAAGDVVEEAADRRPVAITLGVLLLALRAVAGLLFIASIVIGWDAFVASLVVDVDDADLDAQVVAQTAAIVVILLATIGVIAQFALIGLIDRGSNWARILAMTLSVISVVVSAIDYFNGGPPVSLRANLLGLPLDILVLLALSSASASASAWTRRIRYLRLRRAHTTIPKGHSARDA from the coding sequence ATGTCCCGCGCAGAGGGTCGAGCCGCCGGCTTCGGCGATGCGAACAGCGGAGTGCCCGGCGACCCGGGCAAACGTGCGGCCCGCCCGTTGCACGTGCGGCGCGGGCGGATCGTCGACGACGTCTACTTCGTCGTCGCCACTCTCGCCGCGATCTGGCTGGCCTGGTTGCTCGCCCGCGAGAGCCTCAGCTGGGGCTGGTGGCTGTTCCTCTTCTTCGTGCTCTTCTGGGCGTTGCTCGCCTACCTGCTGCTGCCGAGGCTGCACAGCATCCTCACCCGCATCTACGTGCCCGGGTACTTCATCGGGCGTGCGCGGACGAGCGACGGACTGCTCGGCGACCCCATCAACCTCGCGATCCGTGGCAGCCAGGCGCAGCTTGAGTCAGCGATGGCGGATGCCGGATGGACGCGCGCCGACCCGGTCACCGCGCGCACCAGCATGCGTATCGTCACGTCGACGCTGACGAGACGCAGCTACGACGAGGCGCCGGTCAGCCCGCTGCTGCTGTTCGGGCGGGTACAGGACCTCGCTTACCAGCAGGAGGTCGAGGGAAACCCGGCCAAGCGTCACCATGTGCGCTTCTGGCGCTGCCCGGAAGGGTGGCGGCTGCCGGGTGGAGGCGAGGCCGATTGGCTGGGCGCGGGTACGTTCGACCGCGCCGTGGGCTTCTCGCTGTTCACGCTGCAGATCACCCACAAGATCGACCGCGACACCGATGTGGAGCGCGACCACATCGTCTCCACGCTCGCGACGGCGTGCCCCGATGCGCAGGTCGACGTCATCCGCGACTTCTCCACCGGGTACCACTCCCGCAACGGCGGTGGCGACACGATCACGACCGACGGTGATCTGCCCATCGTCGACCTGCGGAACGTGCCGGCGCGCCCCGAGTACGAGGCGGCCGGTGACGTGGTCGAGGAGGCCGCTGATCGACGTCCCGTCGCGATCACGCTCGGCGTGCTGCTACTCGCGTTGCGGGCCGTCGCCGGGCTCCTGTTCATCGCCTCCATCGTCATCGGCTGGGATGCCTTCGTCGCCTCGTTGGTGGTCGATGTCGACGATGCCGACCTGGACGCACAGGTCGTCGCGCAGACCGCGGCGATCGTCGTGATCCTGCTGGCCACGATCGGTGTCATCGCGCAGTTCGCACTCATCGGCCTGATCGATCGCGGCAGCAACTGGGCCCGTATCCTGGCGATGACGCTGAGTGTCATCTCGGTCGTCGTCTCGGCCATCGACTACTTCAACGGCGGTCCGCCGGTGAGCCTGCGCGCCAATCTGCTCGGGCTGCCGCTGGACATCCTCGTTCTGCTGGCACTGTCGTCTGCCAGTGCCAGTGCCAGTGCGTGGACGCGGCGCATCCGCTACCTGCGTCTGCGTCGCGCGCACACGACCATCCCGAAGGGGCACAGCGCGCGCGACGCATAG
- a CDS encoding FhaA domain-containing protein, producing MGLLDSFEKGLERAVNGAFAKTFRSGIQPVEIASALRREADTKAAVVSRDRIITPSDYLVRLSPEDDERMRSLGRALHDELYTLLTKHARTQGYSFAGPLSIAIEADDRIATGTVRVNSSSVESRVSWQGVVEIDGRQHPLAGARTVIGRGSDADLTIADAGSSRRHAEILWDGERALLRDLGSTNGTKLEGQKVREAALTPDATFTIGRTELTFRVVPLTSKEGTR from the coding sequence GTGGGACTACTCGACAGCTTTGAGAAGGGTCTGGAACGCGCCGTCAACGGTGCCTTCGCCAAGACCTTCCGCAGCGGCATCCAGCCGGTCGAGATCGCCTCCGCCCTGCGCCGCGAGGCCGACACGAAGGCCGCGGTGGTCAGCCGCGATCGGATCATCACCCCCAGCGACTACCTGGTGCGCCTGAGCCCCGAAGACGATGAGCGGATGCGATCCCTCGGCCGCGCACTGCATGACGAGCTCTACACTCTGCTGACCAAGCACGCCCGCACGCAGGGATACAGTTTCGCCGGCCCGCTCTCGATCGCCATCGAGGCCGATGACCGCATCGCGACCGGCACCGTCCGCGTGAACTCCAGCTCCGTCGAGAGCCGCGTCAGCTGGCAGGGTGTCGTCGAGATCGACGGGCGACAGCATCCTCTCGCCGGCGCGCGCACCGTGATCGGGCGCGGCAGCGACGCCGACCTGACCATCGCCGACGCGGGCTCCAGCCGGCGCCACGCAGAGATCCTCTGGGACGGCGAACGCGCCCTGCTGCGCGATCTGGGCTCCACCAACGGCACCAAGCTCGAGGGGCAGAAGGTGCGCGAAGCCGCCCTGACGCCCGATGCGACCTTCACCATCGGTCGCACCGAGCTGACCTTCCGTGTCGTCCCGCTCACGAGCAAGGAGGGCACCCGATGA
- a CDS encoding PP2C family protein-serine/threonine phosphatase, translating to MVFEGSSAAISHTGKVRSNNQDSGYSGANLFVVADGMGGHAGGDVASSMAIARMEGLDQAYASTDDAQASLQAAATSAASDLVRASKERPELAGLGTTLSAIVMVDDYAVIGHIGDSRIYLYRDDALTQITTDHTFVQRLVDSGRITVEEARYHPRRSVLMRVLSDMDIAPDLDMFVMPTRPGDRWLLCSDGLSGVVDDEHIAKAMGLGLAPGRTADNLLKQALDGGAPDNVTVVLVDVGGAHPLSSGTPTIVGAASTPSDLPMPTVRPSLSSWLHPVRQAANEPSHFEPDSDYFEEIIEEDRRRARRRRAAWLVALFLAIAALVGAGMLAYNWTQTRYFVGADDDSVVIFRGVQQNLGPLSLSTEVHDTGILLADLPSYQRASVERTINARSYTDALAITERLRASELAPVPEATPVPEISPTATPLPTEVPTP from the coding sequence ATGGTCTTCGAGGGCTCGAGCGCCGCGATCTCCCACACCGGGAAGGTCCGCTCCAACAACCAGGACTCCGGCTACTCCGGCGCGAACCTGTTCGTCGTCGCCGACGGCATGGGCGGGCATGCCGGAGGCGACGTCGCCTCGAGCATGGCCATCGCCCGCATGGAGGGCCTCGACCAGGCCTACGCGAGCACCGACGACGCCCAGGCCTCGTTGCAGGCCGCGGCCACCAGCGCGGCATCCGACCTCGTGCGCGCGTCGAAGGAGCGCCCTGAGCTCGCCGGCCTCGGCACCACGCTCAGCGCCATCGTCATGGTCGACGACTACGCCGTGATCGGGCATATCGGCGACTCGCGCATCTACCTGTACCGCGACGACGCGCTCACCCAGATCACCACCGACCACACGTTCGTCCAGCGCCTGGTCGACTCGGGGCGCATCACCGTCGAAGAAGCGCGCTACCACCCGCGCCGTTCGGTGCTGATGCGCGTACTCAGCGACATGGACATCGCGCCCGACCTCGACATGTTCGTCATGCCGACTCGGCCGGGCGATCGCTGGTTGCTGTGCTCGGACGGCCTGTCCGGTGTCGTCGACGACGAGCACATCGCCAAGGCGATGGGGCTGGGCCTCGCCCCGGGCCGCACGGCCGACAACCTGCTCAAGCAGGCGCTCGACGGCGGCGCCCCCGACAACGTCACGGTCGTCCTCGTCGACGTCGGTGGCGCGCATCCGCTCTCTTCCGGCACACCCACCATCGTCGGAGCGGCGTCCACCCCGTCGGATCTGCCGATGCCGACCGTGCGCCCCTCGCTCAGCAGCTGGCTGCACCCGGTGCGGCAGGCCGCCAACGAGCCCAGCCACTTCGAGCCCGACTCCGACTACTTCGAGGAGATCATTGAAGAGGATCGCCGCCGCGCGCGTCGTCGACGCGCGGCATGGCTGGTGGCGCTGTTCCTCGCGATCGCCGCGCTCGTCGGCGCTGGGATGCTGGCGTACAACTGGACGCAGACGCGCTACTTCGTCGGCGCCGATGACGACAGCGTCGTGATCTTCCGCGGTGTGCAGCAGAACCTCGGCCCGCTCTCGCTGTCGACCGAGGTGCACGACACCGGCATCCTGCTCGCCGATCTTCCCTCGTACCAGCGCGCCTCGGTCGAGCGCACGATCAACGCCCGTTCGTACACCGACGCGCTGGCGATCACCGAGCGACTGCGGGCCAGCGAGCTGGCCCCGGTTCCCGAGGCGACCCCGGTTCCTGAGATCTCGCCGACGGCGACGCCCCTGCCCACGGAGGTGCCGACACCATGA
- a CDS encoding FHA domain-containing protein FhaB/FipA: MSELMLLVLRIGFLVMLWFFVFGVVYSLRSDLFGVRVRKMPAGEAGAAPVASARAAAPRPTASSAQVATRLVITSGPKVGLEVPLGAADSMTIGRSSESGLVIRDDYTSSHHARLSKRGDIWTLQDLGSTNGTFLAGQRLGDTPTQVALGTPIKVGATTFELRA; the protein is encoded by the coding sequence ATGAGTGAACTGATGCTGCTAGTGCTGCGCATCGGCTTCCTGGTGATGCTGTGGTTCTTCGTCTTCGGCGTCGTCTACTCGCTGCGTTCCGACCTGTTCGGCGTGCGCGTGCGCAAGATGCCGGCCGGTGAAGCGGGTGCGGCGCCCGTGGCATCCGCGCGCGCCGCCGCACCGCGCCCGACCGCATCATCGGCGCAGGTCGCGACGCGGCTGGTGATCACCTCGGGACCGAAGGTGGGGCTCGAAGTCCCCCTCGGCGCCGCTGACTCGATGACCATCGGCCGGTCCAGCGAATCAGGCCTGGTCATCCGAGACGACTACACCTCCAGCCACCACGCTCGCCTCTCGAAGCGGGGCGACATCTGGACCCTGCAGGACCTCGGCTCGACCAACGGCACCTTCCTCGCCGGCCAGCGTCTCGGCGATACCCCCACGCAGGTCGCCCTCGGCACCCCCATCAAGGTGGGCGCCACAACGTTCGAGCTGCGAGCGTAA
- a CDS encoding FtsW/RodA/SpoVE family cell cycle protein: MTAVSADTSVVKALKKLRMPQKQRNREFWLLLFAIAIAGSALTLVQLGALGVVDPMILAIGGGLAVLVFALHIVLRFVASDADPFVLPIATVLTGLGIAMIYRIDIAQNNTGWEAFSTKQLAWTAISIAGAIALVVLLRNYRVLYRYTYISGLAGIVLLILPFIPGLGATGANADVWVSIGGLFSFQPGELAKICLAIFFAGYLVRTRESLSSVGKKFLGITWPRMRELGPVLVVWLISLLIIVTQRDLGTGMLIFGMFIAMLYVATGKTSWVLIGLAGVAVGVFFATRVLAYVQGRFTNWLDAFNPDVIAADGGSYQLVEGIFGLAHGGLIGTGWGQGRPHITPLSHSDYIIPSLGEELGIVGLFAILCLYMVFVSRGLRIGLAGQDDFGKLLATGLSFTIALQVFIMVGGVTRVIPLTGLTTPFLAAGGSSLVANWLIVALLLRISDAVRRQPRVVIG; encoded by the coding sequence ATGACCGCCGTGAGTGCCGACACCAGCGTCGTGAAGGCGCTGAAGAAGCTTCGGATGCCGCAGAAGCAGCGCAACCGTGAGTTCTGGCTGCTGCTGTTCGCGATCGCGATCGCCGGCTCGGCCCTGACCCTGGTGCAGCTGGGCGCCCTAGGCGTCGTCGATCCGATGATCCTGGCGATCGGCGGCGGACTGGCCGTACTGGTCTTCGCGCTGCACATCGTGCTGCGCTTCGTCGCATCCGATGCCGATCCGTTCGTGCTGCCGATCGCGACGGTGCTCACCGGCCTGGGCATCGCGATGATCTACCGCATCGACATCGCCCAGAACAACACCGGCTGGGAAGCGTTCTCGACCAAACAGCTGGCCTGGACCGCGATCTCGATCGCCGGGGCGATCGCCCTGGTCGTACTGCTGCGCAATTACCGGGTGCTGTACCGGTACACGTACATTTCGGGCCTGGCCGGCATCGTGCTGCTGATCCTGCCGTTCATCCCCGGGCTCGGCGCGACGGGCGCGAACGCCGATGTGTGGGTATCGATCGGTGGCCTGTTCTCGTTCCAGCCGGGTGAGCTCGCAAAGATCTGTCTGGCGATCTTCTTCGCCGGTTACCTCGTGCGCACCCGCGAGAGCCTCAGCTCGGTGGGCAAGAAGTTCCTCGGCATCACCTGGCCGCGCATGCGCGAGCTCGGGCCGGTGCTGGTGGTCTGGCTGATCTCGCTGCTGATCATCGTCACCCAGCGCGACCTTGGCACCGGGATGCTGATCTTCGGCATGTTCATCGCCATGCTGTACGTCGCGACCGGCAAGACCAGCTGGGTGCTGATCGGCCTTGCGGGTGTCGCCGTCGGCGTGTTCTTCGCCACGCGGGTGCTTGCCTACGTGCAGGGTCGCTTCACGAACTGGCTCGACGCGTTCAACCCCGACGTGATCGCCGCCGACGGTGGCAGCTACCAGCTCGTCGAGGGCATCTTCGGCCTCGCGCACGGCGGGCTCATCGGCACGGGTTGGGGACAGGGCCGGCCGCACATCACGCCCCTGTCGCACAGCGACTACATCATCCCGAGTCTCGGCGAAGAGCTTGGCATCGTCGGGCTGTTCGCCATCCTGTGCCTCTACATGGTCTTCGTCAGCCGCGGCCTGCGCATCGGGCTGGCCGGCCAGGACGACTTCGGAAAGCTGCTCGCTACCGGCCTGTCGTTCACGATCGCGCTGCAGGTGTTCATCATGGTCGGCGGTGTCACCCGGGTGATCCCGCTGACGGGTCTGACGACGCCGTTCCTCGCTGCCGGTGGCTCGTCGCTCGTGGCGAACTGGTTGATCGTGGCGCTGCTGCTGCGCATCAGCGATGCCGTGCGTCGTCAGCCCAGGGTCGTGATCGGATGA
- a CDS encoding beta-N-acetylhexosaminidase, giving the protein MLLSERLASEGLVRVYRGVSVIDGTGAERYVADVAVEGARVAAISRTDATDAFDVPTGAVEIDGTALVLAPGLIAEDAAGGSPLVGVTTVSGVHAAGVMNVAASGSAHGSAQASDASAAAPRCGLSLEHAVRLASAEPAARLGLDLGDAPRGVIRAGAIADLVLFDATDLAPERLRTDLAPVEVLVAGVPVVAGGALTGSQPGRMLRASLPPYLATVPAVQREVYSDHGMFTLRADTPIVADAELTGIARQLGDWLQVGTEGSDASHRPSITLRVTDDVSDDREGFRITVSPTLVEVAGATPEGVFRGAVTLRQLCTPESPVGSELPAGTWTGAPAFGWRGAMLDVARHFRPVDDVRRLIDLLAAHHLNVLHLHLTDDQGWRFEVPGYPRLTEIGAVREATQLGHGPQATVQPGRHEGFYTADELRGLVAYAAERFVTLVPEVELPGHVQAALAAYPELGNTDVSEPATSAWERFGINHRTLAPTEAALDFGYAAIDALCGIFDCEWIGIGGDEVSTQEWAASAAAQERMLQLGLTSVHEVQPWFTRAFVAHVRSRGRTALAWDEVLEGDVPDGVRLLAWRGPVAMAEALRRGIPVIGCPDLEAYLDYPQADTVDEPIRVGPPLPIERAYTLRIPDGAVGGQANVWTEHLPTRDRVDFAMFPRLSAIAERLWLGGEPGSFDDFADRLDVHLRRLAAAGVQYRPLDGPRPDQRRPGVPGKPMSIEQRTAIVDELVAGLRR; this is encoded by the coding sequence ATGCTGCTGAGCGAACGCCTGGCAAGTGAGGGGCTCGTGCGCGTGTACCGCGGCGTCTCGGTGATCGACGGCACGGGTGCCGAGCGCTACGTCGCCGACGTCGCGGTCGAGGGTGCGCGCGTGGCCGCCATCTCTCGGACGGATGCCACGGATGCGTTCGACGTGCCGACCGGCGCCGTCGAGATCGACGGCACCGCTCTCGTGCTGGCACCGGGCCTGATTGCTGAGGATGCTGCCGGTGGGTCACCGCTGGTGGGTGTGACCACCGTGTCGGGCGTACATGCCGCCGGCGTGATGAACGTCGCCGCGAGCGGATCTGCGCACGGATCTGCGCAGGCTTCCGACGCGAGTGCCGCGGCTCCGCGCTGCGGTCTTTCGCTGGAACATGCCGTGCGCCTGGCGTCCGCAGAGCCCGCCGCGCGTCTGGGGCTCGACCTCGGCGATGCGCCGCGCGGCGTCATCCGTGCCGGAGCGATCGCCGACCTGGTGCTCTTCGATGCCACCGACCTCGCACCCGAGCGACTGCGCACCGACCTCGCGCCCGTCGAGGTGCTCGTCGCCGGTGTACCGGTCGTCGCAGGCGGGGCTCTCACCGGCTCCCAGCCGGGACGGATGCTACGGGCGTCGTTGCCCCCCTACCTGGCGACGGTTCCCGCGGTGCAGCGCGAAGTCTATTCCGATCACGGAATGTTCACGCTGCGCGCCGACACACCTATCGTCGCGGACGCCGAACTGACGGGTATCGCCCGACAGCTCGGCGACTGGCTGCAGGTCGGCACCGAAGGTTCCGATGCGTCACATCGGCCGTCGATCACCCTGCGGGTCACCGACGACGTCAGCGACGACCGCGAAGGATTCCGCATCACCGTCTCGCCGACTCTCGTCGAGGTCGCCGGGGCGACGCCCGAGGGGGTCTTCCGCGGTGCGGTGACCCTACGCCAGCTCTGCACGCCGGAGAGCCCCGTGGGCTCCGAGCTGCCGGCGGGCACGTGGACGGGGGCGCCGGCCTTCGGTTGGCGCGGGGCGATGCTCGACGTGGCGCGGCACTTCCGTCCGGTCGACGACGTGCGCCGCCTGATCGACCTGCTCGCCGCGCACCACCTGAACGTGCTGCACCTGCATCTCACCGACGATCAGGGGTGGCGGTTCGAGGTGCCCGGCTACCCCCGATTGACCGAGATCGGTGCGGTGCGCGAGGCGACGCAGCTCGGCCACGGCCCACAGGCCACCGTGCAGCCCGGGCGACACGAAGGCTTCTACACCGCGGACGAGCTGCGTGGGCTGGTCGCCTATGCGGCCGAGCGGTTCGTCACGCTCGTACCCGAAGTCGAGCTGCCCGGGCACGTGCAGGCCGCGCTGGCCGCGTACCCCGAGCTCGGCAATACCGACGTCTCCGAACCGGCAACCAGCGCGTGGGAGCGCTTCGGGATCAACCACCGTACGCTCGCACCCACCGAGGCGGCGCTCGATTTCGGCTACGCGGCAATCGATGCCCTCTGCGGCATATTCGACTGTGAGTGGATTGGAATCGGCGGCGACGAGGTGTCGACGCAGGAGTGGGCCGCCAGCGCGGCCGCCCAAGAGCGGATGCTGCAGCTGGGCCTCACGTCCGTGCACGAGGTGCAGCCCTGGTTCACGCGCGCGTTCGTCGCCCACGTGCGCTCACGCGGACGCACCGCTCTCGCCTGGGATGAGGTGCTCGAAGGCGATGTGCCGGACGGTGTGCGGCTGCTCGCCTGGCGCGGTCCGGTTGCGATGGCTGAGGCGCTGCGCCGTGGCATCCCGGTGATCGGATGCCCCGATCTCGAGGCGTACCTCGACTACCCGCAGGCCGATACCGTCGATGAGCCGATCAGAGTGGGTCCACCGCTCCCGATCGAACGCGCCTACACGCTGCGCATCCCCGACGGGGCGGTTGGCGGCCAGGCCAACGTGTGGACCGAGCATCTGCCCACCCGCGACCGGGTCGACTTCGCGATGTTCCCCCGACTCTCGGCGATCGCCGAGCGGTTGTGGCTCGGCGGAGAGCCGGGATCGTTCGACGACTTCGCGGACCGCCTCGACGTGCACCTGCGCCGACTCGCCGCCGCCGGTGTGCAGTACCGACCACTCGACGGACCGCGTCCCGACCAGCGCCGACCGGGTGTGCCCGGCAAGCCAATGAGCATCGAGCAGCGCACGGCGATCGTCGACGAGCTGGTGGCGGGGCTGCGGCGCTAG
- a CDS encoding multicopper oxidase family protein — translation MASPLDRRHFLALGALTLATAGLAACTPRPSASAFIPPTGAPVTEAEAARRVTGTVVRRTLTATPMTLDLGGTTADTWAYRGASATEPIRATVGDRLQVTLTNDLPDSTTAHWHGLALRNDMDGVPYLTQQPIAPGETFTYDFALSHPGTYWFHPHSGTQFDRGLYAPLIIDDPAEPGDYDHEWIIVLDDWLDGVTSTPDEVLAELSQGMGAGMDHGAMGHGGIDDDDDEPQRQGHMLMGAGSDLLGGDAGDVYYPLYLINGRGPQDPETFTATPGQRIRLRVINAGGDTAFRFGIVGHPLTLTHTDGFPIEPFTAESVVLGMGERYDAVITAADGAFAVIAEALGKGQQARAVLRTGPGAVPSAEDRLPRTRPPATAADLRAVEAVRLAERAVDRTIELRLTGGMMSYNWGINGRRMDMDQPMRDAIGVAAGERVALDFVNTTMMWHPMHLHGHTYQHSGGGPRKDTSIVLPGQRLRVEFDADNPGRWMTHCHNVYHGESGMMRAIAYQQN, via the coding sequence ATGGCTTCCCCACTCGACCGCAGACACTTCCTCGCATTGGGTGCTCTCACCCTGGCCACGGCCGGCCTCGCCGCCTGCACGCCGCGCCCGTCGGCATCCGCGTTCATCCCTCCCACCGGCGCTCCCGTGACCGAAGCCGAGGCCGCGCGGCGCGTCACCGGCACCGTCGTGCGCCGCACGCTCACCGCGACCCCCATGACCCTCGACCTCGGGGGCACCACGGCTGACACCTGGGCCTACCGGGGCGCCTCGGCCACCGAGCCGATCCGCGCCACGGTCGGCGATCGCCTGCAGGTGACGCTGACCAACGACCTGCCCGATTCGACGACCGCGCACTGGCACGGTCTCGCGCTGCGCAACGACATGGACGGTGTGCCGTACCTCACCCAGCAGCCGATCGCCCCGGGCGAGACGTTCACGTACGATTTCGCCCTCTCACATCCGGGCACGTACTGGTTCCACCCGCACTCGGGGACCCAGTTCGATCGGGGCCTGTATGCGCCTCTGATCATCGATGACCCGGCCGAGCCCGGTGACTACGACCACGAGTGGATCATCGTGCTCGATGACTGGCTCGACGGCGTCACGTCCACACCCGACGAGGTGCTGGCCGAGCTCTCGCAGGGTATGGGCGCGGGGATGGATCACGGCGCGATGGGTCACGGCGGCATAGACGACGATGACGACGAGCCGCAGCGGCAGGGGCACATGCTCATGGGCGCCGGATCGGATCTGCTCGGCGGGGACGCCGGAGACGTCTACTACCCCCTCTACCTGATCAACGGACGCGGTCCCCAGGATCCCGAGACGTTCACGGCGACGCCGGGGCAGCGCATCCGCCTGCGCGTCATCAACGCCGGCGGCGACACCGCCTTCCGATTCGGCATCGTCGGGCATCCGCTCACCCTCACCCACACCGATGGATTCCCCATCGAGCCGTTCACCGCCGAAAGCGTCGTGCTCGGCATGGGAGAACGCTACGACGCCGTGATCACAGCCGCCGACGGCGCGTTCGCGGTGATCGCGGAGGCGCTCGGCAAAGGACAGCAGGCGCGTGCTGTCCTGCGCACAGGACCCGGGGCCGTGCCGAGCGCCGAAGACCGCCTGCCGCGCACCCGTCCACCGGCGACCGCGGCAGATCTGCGGGCCGTTGAAGCCGTTCGGCTTGCCGAGCGCGCCGTCGACCGTACGATCGAGCTTCGACTCACCGGCGGGATGATGAGCTACAACTGGGGGATCAACGGCCGTCGCATGGACATGGATCAGCCCATGCGCGATGCGATCGGCGTCGCGGCCGGCGAGCGGGTCGCCCTCGATTTCGTCAACACGACGATGATGTGGCATCCGATGCACCTGCACGGTCACACCTACCAGCACAGCGGCGGCGGACCCCGCAAAGACACCTCGATCGTGCTGCCCGGGCAGCGGCTGCGCGTCGAGTTCGATGCCGACAACCCGGGGCGCTGGATGACCCACTGCCACAACGTCTATCACGGCGAATCGGGCATGATGCGCGCCATCGCGTACCAGCAGAACTGA
- a CDS encoding peptidoglycan D,D-transpeptidase FtsI family protein, with protein MTKELRRLSFVVLAMFLSLFLATSWIQVVDADNLAQNPANTRTRLDSFEIQRGSIIVDGAAIASSVPSDDRYQYQRVYTDPMMWAPVTGYVNPALNSATGIESAFNADLSGTGSNRFFSEIERILSGQPQQGLSVELTLDARAQRAAYEALDGLQGAVVAIEPATGRVLAMASTPGYDTNTLAAHDPAAVNAAHDELAADPTKPLYNRGIAGKLNPPGSTFKVVVVAAALASGDWTMESTLPNPARYTLPGTSTQISNAWGGTCGPGETATIAEALKLSCNIPMAQLAVALGDEAIRETAERFGFNTEFEIPLQVTESSYPRGLNDPETALTGFGQGQVTATPLQMAMVSAGVGNAGTVMKPRMADAVIGDDFAVHQQFTDEAFDQVLDAEDAAALTAVMVAGVESGAATGARIDGVDVAGKTGTAQNGEDAPYTLWFTGFAPADDPQVAVAVLVEDGGGKGQSGTGNELAAPIAKKVIEAVLGR; from the coding sequence ATGACGAAAGAGCTGCGCCGCCTGAGCTTCGTCGTGCTGGCGATGTTCCTGTCGCTGTTCCTGGCCACGAGCTGGATCCAGGTCGTCGACGCCGACAACCTCGCCCAGAACCCGGCGAACACCCGCACGCGTCTGGACAGTTTCGAGATCCAGCGCGGATCGATCATCGTCGACGGGGCGGCGATCGCGTCATCGGTGCCGTCGGATGACCGCTACCAGTACCAGCGCGTCTACACCGACCCGATGATGTGGGCGCCGGTCACCGGCTACGTCAACCCCGCACTGAACTCGGCAACCGGCATTGAGAGCGCCTTCAACGCCGATCTCTCGGGCACCGGGTCGAACCGGTTCTTCAGCGAGATCGAGCGGATCCTGTCGGGTCAGCCCCAACAGGGTCTCAGCGTCGAGCTGACGCTGGATGCCCGCGCGCAGCGCGCGGCCTACGAGGCCCTGGACGGGCTGCAGGGAGCCGTCGTCGCCATCGAGCCCGCCACCGGTCGCGTGCTCGCGATGGCATCCACCCCCGGGTACGACACGAACACGCTCGCGGCGCACGACCCCGCGGCGGTCAATGCCGCGCACGACGAACTCGCCGCAGATCCCACCAAGCCGCTCTACAACCGCGGCATCGCCGGCAAGCTGAACCCGCCGGGTTCGACGTTCAAGGTCGTCGTGGTCGCCGCTGCACTGGCATCCGGTGACTGGACCATGGAGTCGACGCTCCCGAACCCCGCGCGCTACACCCTGCCGGGTACCTCGACGCAGATCTCGAACGCATGGGGTGGCACCTGCGGCCCGGGGGAGACCGCAACCATCGCCGAGGCACTCAAGCTGAGCTGCAACATCCCCATGGCACAGTTGGCGGTCGCGCTCGGCGACGAGGCCATCCGCGAGACCGCCGAGAGGTTCGGGTTCAACACCGAGTTCGAGATCCCGCTGCAAGTCACCGAATCGAGCTACCCGCGCGGACTGAACGACCCCGAGACGGCGCTCACCGGTTTCGGACAGGGGCAGGTCACGGCGACGCCGCTGCAGATGGCGATGGTCTCGGCCGGGGTCGGCAATGCAGGAACGGTCATGAAGCCGCGCATGGCGGATGCCGTCATCGGTGACGACTTCGCTGTGCACCAGCAGTTCACCGACGAGGCGTTCGATCAGGTGCTCGACGCCGAGGATGCCGCCGCGCTGACTGCCGTGATGGTCGCGGGCGTCGAGTCGGGAGCCGCGACGGGTGCAAGAATAGATGGCGTCGATGTCGCCGGAAAAACAGGCACAGCGCAGAACGGTGAAGACGCACCGTACACGCTGTGGTTCACAGGTTTTGCGCCCGCGGATGATCCGCAGGTCGCAGTGGCGGTCCTCGTCGAAGACGGCGGTGGAAAGGGTCAGTCGGGAACGGGCAATGAGCTCGCCGCCCCGATTGCGAAGAAGGTCATAGAGGCGGTGCTGGGCAGATGA